The Pleurodeles waltl isolate 20211129_DDA chromosome 7, aPleWal1.hap1.20221129, whole genome shotgun sequence genome includes a region encoding these proteins:
- the LOC138303672 gene encoding epidermal differentiation-specific protein-like, whose product MNTITCYELANFQGLQKTFTADVPDLIKENFNDCIASVKIVGQPWVLYEHLYYGGQCLPLEEGEHPELSLINHASSARVITEDLDNPQITLYEHFHAGGYALVLTEEANLSFGSMQDNASSHRVQRGAWALYEHINKTGRCIVARAGEYLANYNDIGFNDHISYAYPLRPGKASVTAKILWDKKKVESENNIQIDQYFYTNNSGIEQEFTAISAKEFEKVVSHSFEFSNESSVRVGTSFTLGDVFTIEGEVSNTFTVTKGENESLTTRKLVELQMPVRAPPHTDMTVSFMCKQVSISVPVELTIVRGGKTKIETGTYRCQSGSETYIDVKGVPIA is encoded by the coding sequence ATGAACACAATAACTTGCTATGAACTTGCCAACTTCCAAGGACTCCAAAAGACCTTTACTGCAGATGTTCCAGATCTGATAAAGGAAAACTTCAATGACTGCATCGCCTCTGTGAAGATCGTCGGGCAGCCCTGGGTCCTGTATGAGCATTTATACTATGGGggacagtgcctacctctggaggAGGGAGAACACCCAGAGCTAAGCTTGATTAATCATGCATCTTCTGCTAGGGTGATCACTGAAGATCTGGACAATCCACAGATCACACTCTATGAGCATTTTCATGCAGGGGGTTATGCCTTAGTGCTGACAGAAGAGGCCAACCTATCATTTGGGAGCATGCAGGATAATGCATCCTCGCACAGAGTCCAGAGAGGAGCATGGGCTCTGTATGAGCATATAAACAAAACTGGAAGGTGCATTGTAGCCAGGGCTGGTGAATATTTGGCGAATTATAACGATATTGGTTTCAACGATCACATCTCCTATGCGTATCCTCTGCGCCCTGGTAAAGCCTCTGTGACAGCCAAAATTCTGTGGGACAAGAAAAAGGTAGAGAGTGAAAATAACATTCAGATAGATCAGTATTTTTACACCAACAACTCAGGCATTGAGCAGGAGTTCACTGCTATATCTGCCAAAGAATTTGAAAAAGTTGTCTCCCACAGCTTTGAATTCAGCAATGAGAGTTCAGTCAGGGTGGGGACCTCATTTACCTTGGGTGACGTGTTCACAATTGAGGGAGAGGTGTCCAATACCTTCACAGTGACGAAAGGTGAGAATGAGTCCTTAACCACGAGAAAACTGGTAGAGTTGCAAATGCCAGTGAGGGCCCCGCCACACACAGACATGACTGTCAGTTTCATGTGCAAGCAGGTCTCTATCTCAGTGCCGGTGGAGCTGACAATTGTCCGTGGAGGTAAAACTAAGATTGAAACTGGAACATACCGATGTCAGTCTGGCTCAGAAACCTACATTGATGTTAAGGGCGTTCCCATAGCTTGA